The Astyanax mexicanus isolate ESR-SI-001 chromosome 24, AstMex3_surface, whole genome shotgun sequence genome has a segment encoding these proteins:
- the LOC103037296 gene encoding ADP-ribosylation factor 4-like encodes MGNFITSLLSRLIEKKQMRLLMVGLDAAGKTTILYKLKLGEVVTTIPTLGFNVETVEYKNISFTVWDVGGQDIIRRLWRHYYHNTSGLIFVLDSNDPERIEQASTELNTMLQEDELRDAVVLVLANKQDLPNSMSVQEITEKLGLHRLKGKTWNIQPTCAINGTGIYEGLDWLSDKLSKK; translated from the exons ATGGGCAACTTCATCACCTCCCTCCTCTCCAGACTGATAGAGAAAAAGCAGATGCGCCTCCTGATGG TCGGTCTGGATGCAGCAGGGAAAACCACCATCCTCTACAAACTTAAACTAGGGGAAGTCGTCACTACAATCCCCACTCTTG GTTTTAATGTGGAGACGGTCGAGTACAAGAACATCTCCTTCACCGTGTGGGACGTGGGCGGCCAAGATATCATCAGACGCCTCTGGAGGCACTACTATCACAACACTAGC GGCCTGATCTTTGTGTTGGACAGTAACGATCCCGAGCGAATCGAACAAGCCTCTACAGAGCTAAACACAATG CTTCAGGAAGATGAGCTGAGGGACGCTGTCGTGTTGGTTCTGGCAAACAAACAGGATTTACCCAATTCTATGTCAGTCCAGGAGATAACAGAGAAGCTGGGGTTGCATAGGCTAAAAGGAAAAACT tgGAATATCCAGCCGACCTGTGCAATCAACGGAACGGGCATATATGAAGGACTGGACTGGCTATCAGATAAACTCTCCAAAAAATAA